From Dermochelys coriacea isolate rDerCor1 chromosome 23, rDerCor1.pri.v4, whole genome shotgun sequence, one genomic window encodes:
- the GFY gene encoding Golgi-associated olfactory signaling regulator, protein MGLFLVASGLLLCLFSGIYCAYRRGAKGSPFAHQRLQDGSLEDLALHLDSPKGSYDWFLYEMDDKKVPAPLQPAQALPWPCPPPQPPFPASQTPPGDKTPGPAGSEQSKPSPPRLECLSPANLPTGTPTIEPRRPGSHPPL, encoded by the exons ATGGGTCTTTTCCTCGTGGCCTCCGGcctccttctctgcctcttctctgGGATCTACTGCGCCTACCGCCGGGGGGCCAAGGGGTCACCCTTCGCGCACCAGCGCCTGCAGGACGGGTCCCTCGAGGACCTCG CTCTGCACCTGGACAGCCCCAAGGGTTCATACGACTGGTTCCTTTACGAGATGGACGACAAGAAGGTCCCGGCCCCCCTGCAGCCAGCTcaggccctgccctggccctgccccccaccgcagccccccttccctgcctcacagacaCCCCCTGGGGACAAGACTCCAGGGCCCGCCGGCTCCGAGCAGTCTAAGCCGAGCCCCCCAAGGCTGGAGTGTCTGTCCCCGGCTAACCTCCCCACTGGGACCCCCacaatagaacccaggcgtcctggctcccaccccccgctctaa